AAGGCAAACCCCGCCCCGCGACCAAGATTCTGAAAAAGGCTTGGGAGGCGCAACCTCATCCAGATTTGGCCCATGCCTTTGCCGAGATTGCGCCGGATGAAACGCCTGCGGAAAGGCTCAAGCGTTTTACCGCGCTGACCCGCATTCATCCCGAGAATTTGGAAACCCGTTTGATTCTTGCCGAGTTGAACATCGTAGCCGAAGATTTCCCTGAAGCCCGCCGTGCGCTGGGAGATGTGGTGGAAAAACAAGGAGATGCGCGTGCTTTCACGTTGATGGCCGCCATTGAGCGCGGCGAAGGTGCTACGGACGCTGTTGTACAGGGCTGGCTGGCAAAGGCGCTCAACGCACCGCGTGGTCCGCAGTGGGTGTGTGACAATTGTCATGACATCCAACCCGAATGGGCCCCGGTTTGCCAGAATTGCGGCAGCTTCGATACGCTCAGCTGGCAAACGCCCCAGACGCCCGAGATCGCAAGCGCGACCGGTGTTCACATGTTGCCACTGATCGTGGGTGCACTTGAAGACAAGACGGACGATCCGGAAGAGGCAGAGCCGCTGGACGAGACTGAAACGGTTGAAGCGACTGCGGAGCCCGTCGAAGTTGCAGAAGAGACCGAAGTTCAGAAACAGGCCTGAGCCTGACTCAGACCAATTTGGTCATCACATCTGAATCAGTGTGCCTTTGAGCCTCCGGTCGCTGATCGGAGGCTTTTCTGCGTTGAAAGCTAGGGCGCAGTCAGCTCCTCCGAATTGCGAATACCTTGATCCGCTTCATTTTCGGACTTTTAGCGATGTGTTTAAGGGCAAGCCGTGACGTTTTGCTTTGCACCCGGAGCAGGGATCAGAACAGGACGCACAACGCAAACAGAGCTTAACGTAGACAGGCACGCTTTACCGCAACCGCGTTTATTTTCAGCATGTTAGGAAGAAATTTGGTGCCCAGGAGAGGACTCGAACCTCCACGTCCATACGGACACTAGCACCTGAAGCTAGCGCGTCTACCAATTCCGCCACCTGGGCAGGTGTCGTGAGGGGGCGTTTAAGCCCAGTGGCGGAGGGCGTCAACCAGATTCGCAGAGATTTTTGAAAGTTTTTTGAATTTGCTTCTAGGCCGCTGAATTGGCTCGGCGCATTTCACTCCTCACGCGGCGAATTAGCGCCTTGTTAGGAAGGCTTGCGGGCGTTAGGTCTAGGGCGCAATTTCTCAGCAGGAGCCCTCTCATGTCGAAACTGGTGACGATTTATGGCGGATCGGGATTTGTCGGTCGCTACATCGCGCGGCGCATGGCAAGTGAGGGGTGGCGTGTACGGGTAGCAGTGCGCCGCCCGAACGAGGCGATGTTCGTGAAGCCCTATGGCGTCGTCGGCCAAGTCGAACCGGTGTTGTGCAACATCCGCGATGACGCGTCCGTTGCGTTGGCCATGCACAGTGCGGATGCTGTGGTCAACTGCGTTGGTGTTCTGAACGAACTGGGCAAAAACGATTTTGGTGCTGTACAGGCCGAAGGGGCCGAGCGTATTGCGCGATTGGCGGCTGAGCAGGGGATTGAACGGATGGTTCATGTCTCGGCCATTGGCGCTGACGCCAACGCCGCCAGCGAATACTCTCAGACCAAGGCGCAGGGTGAAAAGGGCGTGTTGAAGCATATGCCGAACGCGGTGATCCTTCGGCCTTCCGTGATTTTTGGCACAGAGGATCAATTCTTCAACCGCTTCGCCGGTATGACGCGCATGGGGCCGTTCCTGCCATTGGTTGGGGCCGAAACCAAATTCCAGCCGGTTTTTGTGGATGATGTGGCCAAGGCCGCGGTCAAAGGCGTTCTGGGGCAGGCCGAACCTGGCGTGTATGAGCTGGGTGGCCCCGAGGTCAAAACCTTCCGCGCTTTGATGCAGCAGATGCTGGAAGTGATCCATCGTCGTCGCGTTATCATCGGTATGCCGTTCTTTGCCGCGCGGATCATGGCGGGTGTTCTGGATGTCGTGAAGTTTGTCAGTTTCCAGTTGTTCCCGAACAACATTCTGACCCGCGATCAGCTGAAGAACCTGCGGAACGACAATGTGGTGTCAGATGGAGCAAGGTCTTTCGCCGATCTTGAGATCACGCCGACCACGTTGGAATCTGTGCTGCCGGAATACTTGTGGAAGTTCCGCCCCTCGGGTCAGTATGACGAGATTCAGAATTCGGCGAAGAACCTGCGGACTGATCAGCTGTAGGCCATGAACAGCAGGATCGCGCCAAGAATGACGCGGTAGATGACGTAGGGTGTGAAGCTGACGCTGCGCAGTAGCCGCATCATCAGGCTGAGTGCCAAAAGAGCTGAGATAAAAGCAAACACCGCAGCAATGGCGCCGTCGCGCGCCAACTGTGCGTCGGCGTTTCCTATCACATCCAAAGAAAGCAAGGTGCCAGAGGCAAGGATCGTCGGGATCGACATCAACATGGCAATCCGCGCGCCGTCTTCGCGGGTATAGCCTAACTGGCGCGCGCCAGTGATGGTTATTCCAGACCGCGACGTGCCGGGAATCAGGGCAAGAACCTGCCACAACCCCATAGTGAACGCGTCGCGTACGCCCCAATCTGCGGTTTCTTTGGTTTGTGGGGCTTTCTGGTCCATCCAATACAGCAACAGACCGAAACCCAACATGGTCCAACCAATTACTGTGATCGAACGCATGGCCTCACTCAGCCCGGTCATATACAGGATCAAGCCTGCGATCACCGTCGGGATTGTTGCGATGATCAAGCCCAGGGCTAAGCGTGCTTGTTCTGTGTCAGTACGGCCAATCAAGGCATGCGGTAGGCCCGAAATGGCGCGTTTAACGTCCGGCCAGAAATACAGAACGACCGCGCCAAGGGTTCCCACATGCACCGCAACGTCTATGGTTTGCCCCTGATCCTGCAGGCCCGTCAGGTTTGGCAAAAGGATCAGGTGACCTGATGAAGATATGGGCAAAAACTCAGTGATTCCCTGAATAATTGCTACGAGAATCAGGTGGAAAAGACTCATCTGCCCTGCCGAGTTACGGTCACTATTGCTTTCCTTGTATGGGTATAAGGGTGGTGCAAGAAAAGAAAGCACACAAATAGGTCCGAAGCGGAACTAAAATTCGGTTACTTTTTCTGAAATTGACTTGCAGATGGCCGATTTTCTCAATTTAGGTCAGTATAATTGACTTTTAATCCGAAAGACTATTTCGTAAAGAGACCGGACCAAGCCAATTCATGGAGTCTGACCCGTGGCCAAGCAACCGATGCTGAAATTTGTGCAGATCGACCGGGACATGCCGGAAAAACGCGCCGCTGATGTGCGCAAGGAAGACTTCAACGAGATCTATGCGGAATATGCCGCTGCCAAAGCGGAAGAACAAGCCAGCCGGTGCAGCCAATGTGGCGTGCCCTATTGCCAGTCACACTGCCCGCTGCACAACAACATCCCCGACTGGCTGAACCTAACGGCCACCGGTCGTCTGGAAGAGGCGTATCAGACCAGCCAGGCGACCAATACCTTCCCCGAGATCTGCGGCCGTATCTGCCCGCAGGACCGT
The genomic region above belongs to Ruegeria sp. HKCCD4315 and contains:
- a CDS encoding undecaprenyl-diphosphate phosphatase, translating into MSLFHLILVAIIQGITEFLPISSSGHLILLPNLTGLQDQGQTIDVAVHVGTLGAVVLYFWPDVKRAISGLPHALIGRTDTEQARLALGLIIATIPTVIAGLILYMTGLSEAMRSITVIGWTMLGFGLLLYWMDQKAPQTKETADWGVRDAFTMGLWQVLALIPGTSRSGITITGARQLGYTREDGARIAMLMSIPTILASGTLLSLDVIGNADAQLARDGAIAAVFAFISALLALSLMMRLLRSVSFTPYVIYRVILGAILLFMAYS
- a CDS encoding complex I NDUFA9 subunit family protein, which codes for MSKLVTIYGGSGFVGRYIARRMASEGWRVRVAVRRPNEAMFVKPYGVVGQVEPVLCNIRDDASVALAMHSADAVVNCVGVLNELGKNDFGAVQAEGAERIARLAAEQGIERMVHVSAIGADANAASEYSQTKAQGEKGVLKHMPNAVILRPSVIFGTEDQFFNRFAGMTRMGPFLPLVGAETKFQPVFVDDVAKAAVKGVLGQAEPGVYELGGPEVKTFRALMQQMLEVIHRRRVIIGMPFFAARIMAGVLDVVKFVSFQLFPNNILTRDQLKNLRNDNVVSDGARSFADLEITPTTLESVLPEYLWKFRPSGQYDEIQNSAKNLRTDQL